A part of Pseudomonas sp. HR96 genomic DNA contains:
- a CDS encoding pantothenate kinase — protein MILELDCGNSFIKWRVIVRNDGAIFAGGTVDSDLALLATLEALNGLALRHCRLVSVRSDDETARVIQLLADRFAIVPVCATPAQSLIGVQNGYDEYQRLGLDRWLALVGGYHLAQGNCVVIDSGTAVTSDLIAADGRHLGGFICPGLALMRNQLRTHTRRIRYDDHAAEVALESLQPGRSTVEAVERGCTLMLQGFALTQLELAKSYWGDRFTVFLAGGDAERVHEVMPGAQVVPDLVFIGLAIACPLS, from the coding sequence ATGATTCTTGAGCTCGATTGCGGCAACAGCTTTATCAAGTGGCGGGTGATCGTTCGCAATGACGGCGCTATCTTCGCCGGCGGCACGGTCGATTCCGATCTCGCGCTGCTGGCGACGCTGGAGGCATTGAACGGTCTGGCCCTACGCCACTGCCGGCTGGTCAGCGTCCGTTCCGATGATGAGACTGCGCGGGTGATACAGCTGCTGGCTGATCGGTTCGCCATCGTGCCGGTCTGTGCTACGCCCGCGCAGAGCCTCATTGGCGTACAAAATGGCTATGACGAATATCAACGGCTGGGGCTTGATCGCTGGCTGGCCCTGGTGGGTGGCTATCACCTGGCACAGGGCAACTGCGTGGTCATCGATTCCGGTACCGCCGTGACCTCCGATCTGATCGCCGCCGACGGTCGCCACCTGGGTGGTTTCATCTGCCCGGGCCTGGCTCTGATGCGCAACCAGCTGCGTACCCACACACGCAGGATCCGCTACGACGATCACGCCGCAGAAGTCGCCCTCGAGTCGCTGCAGCCTGGGCGCTCGACGGTGGAGGCGGTGGAGCGCGGCTGTACCTTGATGCTGCAGGGCTTCGCCCTGACCCAGCTGGAGTTGGCCAAAAGTTACTGGGGCGATCGATTCACGGTATTTCTCGCGGGCGGAGACGCCGAGCGCGTGCATGAAGTGATGCCGGGCGCACAGGTAGTGCCAGACCTGGTATTCATCGGCTTGGCGATCGCCTGCCCATTGTCCTGA
- the nusG gene encoding transcription termination/antitermination protein NusG, with protein MAKRWYVVHAYSGYEKHVMRSLIERVKLAGMEDGFGEILVPTEEVVEMRNGQKRKSERKFFPGYVLVQMEMNEGTWHLVKDTPRVMGFIGGTADKPAPITDKEAEAILRRVADGSDKPKPKTLFEPGEVVRVTDGPFADFNGTVEEVNYEKSRIQVAVLIFGRSTPVELEFSQVEKV; from the coding sequence GTGGCTAAGCGTTGGTACGTTGTGCATGCCTACTCGGGTTACGAGAAGCATGTTATGCGCTCTTTGATCGAGCGTGTAAAGCTGGCCGGCATGGAAGACGGCTTTGGCGAAATTCTGGTCCCCACTGAAGAAGTGGTCGAGATGCGCAATGGCCAGAAGCGCAAAAGCGAACGCAAGTTCTTCCCTGGCTATGTGCTGGTCCAGATGGAAATGAACGAGGGTACTTGGCACTTGGTCAAGGATACTCCTCGCGTGATGGGCTTCATTGGCGGTACCGCCGACAAGCCTGCGCCGATCACCGACAAGGAAGCGGAAGCTATCCTGCGCCGCGTTGCTGACGGTAGCGACAAGCCCAAGCCGAAGACCTTGTTCGAGCCGGGTGAGGTCGTTCGCGTCACCGACGGTCCGTTCGCCGATTTCAATGGCACGGTCGAAGAAGTTAACTACGAAAAGAGCCGGATCCAGGTGGCAGTGCTCATTTTCGGTCGCTCTACTCCGGTAGAGCTCGAGTTCAGTCAGGTCGAAAAGGTCTGA
- the rplK gene encoding 50S ribosomal protein L11, whose amino-acid sequence MAKKITAYIKLQVKAGQANPSPPVGPALGQHGVNIMEFCKAFNARTQGQEAGLPTPVIITVYSDRSFTFETKSTPASVLLKKAAGLTSGSARPNTVKVGTVTRAQLEDIAKAKNADLTAADMEAAVRTIAGSARSMGLNVEGV is encoded by the coding sequence ATGGCTAAGAAAATCACGGCTTACATCAAGCTGCAAGTAAAGGCCGGCCAGGCCAACCCAAGTCCACCCGTCGGCCCGGCTCTGGGTCAGCACGGCGTGAACATCATGGAATTCTGCAAGGCCTTCAACGCCCGTACTCAGGGTCAAGAAGCCGGCCTGCCGACTCCTGTGATCATCACCGTTTACAGCGACCGCAGCTTCACCTTCGAGACCAAAAGCACCCCTGCTTCGGTTCTGCTGAAGAAAGCTGCTGGCCTGACCAGCGGTTCCGCTCGTCCGAACACCGTCAAAGTCGGTACCGTGACCCGCGCTCAGCTGGAAGATATCGCTAAAGCCAAGAACGCGGACCTGACTGCCGCTGACATGGAAGCAGCCGTGCGTACCATCGCCGGTTCTGCTCGCTCCATGGGCCTCAACGTGGAGGGTGTGTAA
- the rplA gene encoding 50S ribosomal protein L1: MAKPTKRQKAIASKIEAGKFYNFEEAATLLAELSTVKFSESFDVAVNLGVDPRKSDQVVRSATVLPHGTGKTVRVAVFTQGPAAEAALAAGADRVGMDDLAAEMKGGDLNYDVVIASPDAMRVVGQLGQILGPRGLMPNPKVGTVTPDVANAVKNAKAGQVRYRTDKNGIIHTSVGKVGFEATKLKENVEALIADLKRIKPASSKGIYVKRVTLSTTMGPGLVIDQGSLDA, encoded by the coding sequence ATGGCTAAGCCGACCAAGCGTCAAAAGGCTATCGCTTCCAAGATCGAAGCTGGCAAGTTCTACAACTTCGAAGAAGCCGCCACCCTGCTGGCCGAGCTGTCGACCGTCAAGTTCAGCGAGTCGTTCGACGTCGCCGTGAACCTGGGCGTTGATCCGCGTAAATCCGATCAGGTCGTACGTAGCGCTACCGTGCTGCCACACGGCACCGGCAAGACCGTACGGGTTGCCGTGTTCACCCAGGGTCCAGCTGCCGAAGCTGCTCTGGCTGCCGGTGCAGACCGCGTTGGCATGGACGACCTGGCTGCCGAAATGAAAGGCGGCGACCTGAACTATGACGTCGTAATCGCATCGCCTGATGCCATGCGCGTTGTCGGTCAGCTGGGCCAGATCCTCGGTCCGCGTGGCCTGATGCCTAACCCGAAAGTCGGTACCGTAACTCCTGACGTCGCCAACGCCGTGAAAAACGCCAAGGCGGGTCAAGTTCGTTATCGCACCGACAAAAACGGCATCATCCACACTTCCGTAGGCAAGGTCGGCTTCGAAGCCACCAAGCTGAAGGAAAACGTCGAAGCACTGATCGCTGACCTCAAGCGTATCAAGCCTGCTTCCTCGAAAGGTATCTACGTCAAGCGCGTTACCCTGAGCACCACCATGGGCCCGGGCCTGGTCATCGACCAAGGTTCGCTGGACGCGTAA
- the erpA gene encoding iron-sulfur cluster insertion protein ErpA translates to MTVESFTPMALQFTQGAAHKVKNLVDEEGNERLKLRVFVTGGGCSGFQYGFTFDEDVADDDTIVEREGVSLVVDPMSFQYLAGAEVDYQEGLEGSRFVINNPNASTTCGCGQSFSI, encoded by the coding sequence ATGACTGTTGAATCCTTCACCCCTATGGCTTTGCAATTCACCCAGGGTGCGGCGCACAAGGTGAAGAACCTGGTCGACGAAGAGGGCAATGAGCGCCTCAAGTTGCGGGTGTTCGTCACCGGCGGCGGCTGCTCGGGCTTCCAGTACGGATTTACCTTCGATGAAGACGTCGCCGACGACGACACCATCGTCGAACGCGAGGGTGTCAGTCTGGTGGTCGATCCTATGAGCTTCCAGTACCTGGCCGGTGCGGAGGTCGACTACCAGGAAGGTCTGGAAGGTTCGCGGTTCGTGATCAACAACCCGAACGCCTCGACCACCTGCGGTTGTGGTCAATCGTTCTCGATCTGA
- a CDS encoding anhydro-N-acetylmuramic acid kinase, whose protein sequence is MTLYIGVMSGTSLDGLDIALIEQQQQPLLRATHYVAMPATLRADLLSLCSSGPDEIARSALAANAWVGLAAAGIGQLLDEQKLTAQDVTAVGSHGQTIRHEPGRGFTVQIDNPALLAELTGITVVGDFRRRDVAAGGQGAPLVPAFHEALFAGRERQRAVLNVGGFSNLSLIAPDQPVRGFDCGPGNVLLDAWIELKQGHPFDRSGRWAASGQVVPALLARLSSDPFFSARGPKSTGREVFNLPWLQHQLSQGPAVADVDVQATLLELTAQTITQSLQGAQPDNREVLVCGGGAHNLALLNRLQALLPHSTVASTASVGVDPDWVEAMAFAWLAHCCIAGIAGNRPSVTGARGLRVLGALYPA, encoded by the coding sequence ATGACTCTCTATATAGGTGTGATGTCGGGCACCAGCCTCGACGGGCTGGACATTGCCCTGATCGAGCAACAGCAGCAGCCGCTGTTGCGGGCCACGCATTACGTGGCGATGCCGGCAACGCTGCGGGCCGACCTGCTGAGCTTGTGCAGCAGCGGCCCCGACGAGATTGCCCGCAGCGCCCTGGCGGCCAATGCCTGGGTCGGCCTGGCGGCGGCCGGCATCGGCCAGCTTCTCGACGAGCAGAAGCTGACCGCCCAGGACGTGACGGCGGTCGGCAGCCATGGCCAGACCATCCGCCATGAACCCGGCCGCGGCTTCACGGTGCAGATCGACAACCCTGCGCTGCTCGCCGAGTTGACCGGCATTACCGTGGTCGGCGATTTCCGCCGCCGCGACGTGGCCGCCGGCGGCCAGGGCGCGCCCTTGGTCCCAGCGTTTCACGAAGCCTTGTTCGCCGGGCGGGAGCGTCAGCGCGCGGTACTCAACGTCGGCGGTTTCAGCAACTTGAGCCTGATTGCCCCGGATCAACCAGTGCGCGGCTTCGATTGCGGGCCGGGCAATGTATTGCTCGATGCCTGGATCGAGCTCAAGCAGGGCCACCCGTTCGACCGCAGCGGGCGCTGGGCGGCATCGGGCCAGGTCGTCCCAGCCTTGCTCGCCCGGCTGTCGAGCGACCCGTTTTTCAGCGCCAGAGGCCCCAAAAGCACTGGCCGCGAGGTGTTCAACCTGCCGTGGTTGCAGCATCAGCTGAGCCAGGGCCCCGCTGTGGCTGACGTCGACGTGCAGGCCACGTTGCTGGAGTTGACCGCGCAGACCATCACCCAATCACTGCAAGGCGCGCAACCGGACAATCGCGAGGTGCTGGTCTGCGGCGGCGGTGCCCATAACCTGGCTCTGCTGAACCGTTTGCAGGCCCTGCTCCCACACTCGACAGTGGCCAGCACCGCCAGTGTCGGCGTCGATCCGGACTGGGTCGAGGCGATGGCTTTTGCCTGGCTGGCCCATTGCTGCATTGCCGGCATTGCCGGCAACCGTCCCAGCGTCACTGGCGCGCGTGGCCTGCGCGTGCTGGGGGCTCTCTACCCCGCCTGA
- the rplJ gene encoding 50S ribosomal protein L10, producing MAINLEDKKAIVAEVNEAAKVALSAVVADARGVTVGAMTGLRKEAREAGVYVRVVRNTLLKRAVEGTEYSILNDVFKGPTLIAFSKDHPGAAARLFKEFAKGQDKFEIKAAAFEGKFLAANQIDVLATLPTRDEAISQLMSVIQGATSKLARTLAAVREQKEAAAA from the coding sequence GTGGCAATTAATCTCGAAGACAAGAAGGCCATCGTCGCTGAAGTCAACGAGGCTGCCAAAGTCGCTCTGTCCGCTGTCGTGGCTGATGCCCGTGGTGTGACAGTAGGCGCTATGACCGGACTCCGTAAAGAGGCCCGCGAAGCTGGCGTGTATGTACGTGTCGTACGTAACACCCTGCTCAAGCGCGCCGTTGAAGGCACCGAGTATTCGATCCTCAACGACGTGTTCAAAGGCCCGACCCTGATCGCCTTTTCCAAAGACCACCCGGGCGCTGCTGCCCGTCTGTTCAAGGAATTCGCCAAGGGTCAGGACAAGTTCGAGATCAAGGCAGCTGCGTTCGAGGGCAAGTTCCTCGCAGCTAACCAAATCGACGTGCTGGCAACTCTGCCGACCCGTGACGAAGCCATTTCGCAGCTGATGAGCGTGATTCAAGGCGCTACCAGCAAGCTGGCTCGTACTCTGGCTGCAGTTCGCGAGCAAAAAGAAGCCGCCGCAGCCTGA
- the secE gene encoding preprotein translocase subunit SecE, whose translation MTPKAEAQDSRFDLLKWLAVVALVVVGVVGNQYYHASPILYRVLALLVIAAVAAFVALQTAKGKSFFVLAKEARTEIRKVVWPTRQETTQTTLIVVAVVLVMALLLWGLDSLLGWLVSLIVG comes from the coding sequence ATGACTCCAAAAGCTGAAGCCCAGGATTCGCGTTTCGATCTGCTCAAGTGGCTCGCAGTCGTCGCTTTGGTGGTCGTGGGTGTCGTAGGTAACCAGTACTACCACGCCTCGCCGATCCTGTATCGGGTTCTCGCGCTTCTCGTCATTGCTGCCGTCGCTGCCTTCGTGGCTCTGCAGACCGCCAAAGGCAAGTCGTTCTTCGTCCTGGCTAAGGAAGCTCGCACCGAAATCCGTAAAGTCGTTTGGCCGACTCGCCAAGAAACCACGCAGACCACACTGATCGTAGTGGCGGTCGTACTGGTCATGGCGTTGCTGTTGTGGGGTCTCGATTCCCTGCTCGGCTGGCTTGTTTCCTTGATTGTTGGCTAA
- the hemJ gene encoding protoporphyrinogen oxidase HemJ codes for MLYLWIKALHIVSVVCWFAGLFYLPRLFVYHASSEDTASRERFCVMERKLYRGIMLPSMIASLVFGIWLIVLSPGWMSQGWLHAKLALVFLLIGYHHVCGAQLKRFARAENTRSHKFYRWFNEIPVLILIAVVILVVVKPF; via the coding sequence ATGCTCTATCTATGGATCAAGGCTCTGCATATTGTCAGCGTCGTCTGCTGGTTTGCCGGGCTGTTCTACCTGCCGCGTCTGTTCGTCTACCACGCCAGCAGCGAAGACACCGCCAGCCGTGAACGCTTCTGCGTGATGGAGCGCAAACTCTACCGCGGCATCATGCTGCCCTCGATGATCGCCTCGCTGGTGTTCGGGATCTGGCTGATCGTGCTGTCGCCCGGCTGGATGAGCCAAGGCTGGTTGCACGCCAAGCTGGCGCTGGTGTTTCTGTTGATCGGCTACCACCACGTGTGCGGCGCGCAACTCAAACGATTCGCCCGCGCAGAAAACACTCGCAGCCACAAATTCTACCGTTGGTTCAACGAGATACCGGTATTGATCCTGATCGCCGTGGTGATCCTGGTCGTGGTCAAACCGTTCTGA
- the birA gene encoding bifunctional biotin--[acetyl-CoA-carboxylase] ligase/biotin operon repressor BirA, whose product MLTLLKLLKDGKFHSGQDLGAALGISRSAVWKQLQQLQGELNLAIHKVRGRGYQLSAPLELLDPALIEAQAAVSPSWPVTVLDTIDSTNAEALRLLAGGRQAPFLLLAERQTAGRGRRGRTWVSPFGENLYYSLLLRIEGGMRQVEGLSLVVGLAVVNTLRELGVVKAGLKWPNDILAEQRKLAGILLELVGDPADVCHVVIGIGINVNMQSTEEVDQQWTSMRLQSGAPVDRNHLAALLSAKLQVYLERHRREGFAAIQPEWEHNHLWQGRQVALIAGAKQIEGKVLGIDRQGALRLEVQGREQVFSGGELSLRLRDDS is encoded by the coding sequence ATGTTGACGTTGTTGAAACTCCTCAAGGATGGAAAATTCCATTCAGGCCAGGATCTGGGGGCAGCGCTGGGCATCAGTCGCAGCGCTGTCTGGAAGCAACTGCAGCAATTGCAGGGCGAACTGAACCTGGCCATCCATAAAGTCCGAGGCCGCGGCTATCAGCTGTCCGCGCCCCTGGAGCTGCTCGACCCGGCGCTGATCGAGGCCCAGGCTGCGGTGTCGCCGTCATGGCCGGTCACGGTGCTGGACACCATCGACTCCACCAACGCCGAGGCGCTACGGCTGCTCGCAGGCGGTCGGCAGGCGCCGTTCCTCCTGCTCGCCGAGCGTCAAACCGCCGGCCGCGGCCGCCGAGGCCGAACCTGGGTCAGCCCGTTCGGGGAGAACCTCTACTACAGCCTGTTGTTGCGCATAGAAGGTGGAATGCGCCAGGTCGAAGGCTTGAGTCTGGTGGTCGGTCTGGCAGTCGTGAATACGCTGCGCGAGCTGGGGGTGGTTAAGGCTGGACTGAAATGGCCCAACGACATCCTGGCAGAGCAGCGCAAGCTGGCGGGTATCCTGCTGGAGCTGGTAGGCGATCCTGCCGATGTCTGCCATGTGGTCATCGGTATTGGCATCAACGTCAACATGCAGTCCACGGAGGAGGTCGATCAGCAGTGGACCTCGATGCGCCTGCAGTCGGGGGCACCTGTTGATCGCAATCACCTGGCGGCCTTGCTCAGCGCCAAGCTGCAAGTCTATCTTGAGCGGCATCGCCGGGAAGGCTTCGCAGCGATTCAGCCCGAATGGGAACACAACCACCTATGGCAAGGGCGGCAGGTCGCGCTGATTGCCGGTGCCAAGCAGATCGAGGGCAAGGTATTGGGTATAGATCGCCAGGGGGCGCTGCGTCTCGAGGTGCAGGGGCGCGAGCAGGTGTTCAGCGGTGGCGAATTGAGTTTGAGGCTGCGCGATGATTCTTGA
- the tyrS gene encoding tyrosine--tRNA ligase: protein MKSVEEQLALIKRGAEEVLVESELVEKLKRGQPLRIKAGFDPTAPDLHLGHTVLINKLRQFQELGHQVIFLIGDFTGMIGDPSGKSATRPPLTREQVLANAETYKAQVFKILDPAKTEVAFNSTWMDQFSPADFIRLASQYTVARMLERDDFDKRYTTNQPIAIHEFLYPLVQGYDSVALKADVELGGTDQKFNLLMGRELQRSYGQEAQNILTMPLLEGLDGVKKMSKSLNNYVGIQEAPGVMYSKLVSIPDALMWRYFELLSFRSMDEIDQFKRDVEAGANPRDIKIKLAEEIVARFHGEEAAASAHRGAGNRMKDGELPDDLPEVQITAAEAMPIAAVLNKAGLVKNSAAARDLLAAGSVRIDGEVAERGFIFELGATHVCQAGKKAFARITLKAE from the coding sequence ATGAAGTCGGTTGAAGAGCAGCTGGCGCTGATCAAGCGCGGTGCCGAAGAGGTGTTGGTCGAGTCGGAGCTGGTCGAAAAGCTCAAGCGTGGGCAGCCCCTGCGCATCAAGGCTGGTTTCGACCCCACCGCGCCCGATCTGCACCTGGGGCACACGGTGCTGATCAACAAGTTACGCCAGTTTCAGGAGCTGGGTCATCAGGTGATCTTCCTGATTGGCGACTTCACCGGGATGATCGGCGATCCAAGTGGCAAGAGCGCCACGCGTCCACCGCTGACCCGCGAGCAGGTGCTGGCCAATGCCGAGACCTACAAGGCACAGGTGTTCAAGATTCTCGATCCGGCCAAAACCGAGGTGGCATTCAACTCCACCTGGATGGATCAGTTCAGTCCCGCCGACTTCATCCGCCTGGCGTCGCAGTACACGGTGGCGCGGATGCTCGAGCGCGACGATTTCGACAAGCGCTACACCACCAACCAGCCCATCGCCATTCACGAGTTCCTCTACCCGCTGGTGCAGGGCTACGACTCGGTGGCGCTCAAGGCCGATGTCGAGCTGGGTGGCACCGACCAGAAATTCAACCTGCTGATGGGGCGCGAGCTGCAGCGCTCCTATGGGCAGGAGGCGCAGAACATCTTGACCATGCCGCTGCTCGAAGGGCTGGACGGCGTGAAGAAGATGTCCAAGTCGCTGAACAACTATGTTGGCATCCAGGAAGCGCCGGGGGTGATGTACAGCAAGCTGGTGTCCATTCCTGACGCGCTGATGTGGCGCTACTTCGAGCTGCTGAGCTTTCGCAGCATGGACGAGATCGATCAGTTCAAGCGGGACGTCGAAGCGGGTGCCAACCCTCGGGATATCAAGATCAAGCTGGCCGAAGAGATCGTCGCGCGCTTTCACGGTGAAGAGGCTGCTGCCAGCGCTCACCGTGGTGCGGGCAACCGTATGAAGGATGGGGAACTGCCTGACGACCTCCCGGAAGTGCAGATCACGGCCGCCGAAGCGATGCCGATCGCCGCAGTCCTTAACAAGGCAGGTCTGGTGAAGAACTCGGCAGCGGCTCGCGATCTGCTGGCAGCCGGTAGCGTGCGTATAGATGGAGAGGTGGCCGAGCGCGGCTTTATCTTCGAGCTGGGCGCTACCCATGTATGCCAGGCGGGCAAGAAGGCTTTTGCACGCATTACCCTCAAAGCCGAATAA
- the rplL gene encoding 50S ribosomal protein L7/L12, translating into MSISQDDILNAVAEMSVLQVVELIKAFEEKFGVSAAAASAGPAAAAAVVEEQTEFNVMLTEAGEKKVNVIKAVRELTGLGLKEAKAVVDGAPAMVLEAVSKDAADKAKATLEEAGAKVELK; encoded by the coding sequence ATGTCTATCTCCCAAGACGATATCCTCAACGCCGTAGCTGAAATGTCGGTTCTGCAGGTTGTTGAGCTGATCAAGGCTTTCGAAGAAAAATTCGGCGTTTCCGCTGCCGCTGCTTCGGCTGGCCCAGCTGCTGCTGCCGCTGTTGTTGAAGAGCAAACCGAATTCAACGTCATGCTTACCGAAGCTGGCGAGAAGAAAGTCAACGTGATCAAGGCTGTTCGTGAGCTGACCGGTCTGGGCCTGAAAGAAGCCAAGGCAGTCGTTGACGGCGCCCCAGCAATGGTCCTGGAAGCTGTTTCGAAAGACGCAGCCGACAAAGCCAAGGCTACTCTGGAAGAAGCAGGCGCCAAAGTCGAGCTGAAGTAA